A window of Mucilaginibacter paludis DSM 18603 contains these coding sequences:
- a CDS encoding toprim domain-containing protein — protein sequence MSNYLNASEIREQVSLAGLLTRLGYYPVRASGKEHLYISMLRDSDTNPSLAVNDDLGVWYDHGLGKGGNVIDFSLAYWPNLSFKEVLEKIVAVSNLPLTGQKPDAEPNTRRKHALKVPHYQIEDIKELGNNPAITAYLQQRGVWEAAEGRLKEIYYYVEDEKKQRKQFFAAGWQNEVQGWEVRNKYFKGCLGHKGLTLIPGENDRLAVFEGYINYLSWLTLNPEADSNVLVLNSLALLQGGIKKASDFNEIDLYLDRDKSGEQASLDFIKALPTAIDRSATYQGYGDFNDYLRAGIKANQDFAYQQPTETLFRSAFSR from the coding sequence ATGTCTAATTATTTAAATGCGAGCGAGATCAGGGAACAGGTTTCCCTGGCCGGGCTGCTCACCCGGCTGGGCTATTACCCCGTACGGGCATCCGGAAAGGAACATCTGTATATCAGCATGTTGCGCGATTCGGATACCAATCCATCCTTAGCCGTTAATGATGATTTAGGTGTCTGGTACGATCATGGCCTGGGCAAAGGCGGTAACGTTATTGACTTCAGCCTGGCATACTGGCCAAACCTGTCCTTTAAAGAAGTACTGGAAAAGATCGTAGCCGTTTCCAACCTACCGCTCACCGGCCAGAAGCCGGATGCCGAACCAAACACCAGGCGAAAGCATGCTCTGAAAGTCCCTCATTACCAGATCGAGGATATTAAGGAGTTAGGCAACAACCCCGCCATTACTGCATACCTGCAACAGCGCGGCGTATGGGAAGCAGCCGAAGGCCGTTTGAAGGAAATCTATTATTATGTAGAGGACGAGAAAAAACAACGCAAACAATTCTTTGCCGCAGGCTGGCAGAACGAGGTGCAAGGTTGGGAAGTCCGCAACAAATATTTCAAAGGATGTTTGGGCCATAAAGGATTGACCCTGATTCCTGGTGAAAATGATCGTCTGGCTGTGTTTGAGGGCTATATCAATTATTTAAGCTGGCTGACTTTAAACCCGGAAGCCGATTCCAATGTGTTAGTGCTGAACTCCCTGGCCTTGTTACAGGGCGGCATTAAAAAAGCCAGCGATTTCAATGAAATTGATCTTTATTTAGACAGGGATAAATCCGGCGAACAGGCATCACTCGATTTTATTAAAGCATTGCCAACAGCCATTGACCGTTCGGCCACCTATCAGGGTTATGGCGATTTTAATGATTATTTGCGGGCCGGTATAAAGGCCAACCAGGACTTCGCTTATCAACAGCCGACAGAGACCCTTTTCAGGTCAGCATTTTCCCGCTGA
- a CDS encoding DNA cytosine methyltransferase, which yields MLTHASLFSGIGGFDMAATWKGWYNIFSCEKDPFCRKILKFYWPQTEQYEDIHQFDATPYRGSINILSGGFPCQPFSSA from the coding sequence ATGCTTACACACGCGAGTTTATTCAGCGGGATAGGTGGCTTTGATATGGCCGCGACCTGGAAAGGCTGGTATAACATATTTTCCTGTGAGAAAGACCCTTTTTGCAGGAAGATCTTAAAATTCTACTGGCCCCAAACCGAACAATATGAAGACATACACCAATTCGATGCAACTCCTTATAGGGGAAGCATCAACATCCTCAGCGGCGGGTTTCCCTGCCAGCCCTTCAGCAGCGCATGA
- a CDS encoding plasmid mobilization protein, giving the protein MKREKGQPKLRGRPQKDSGKRTKKIDTRFTEEEYQLILDMEKELGISKTDLIRLRVLENARNVVVNAAALIGSLDTIGAELGRSGNNINQLARYANVLKKRGILSAVVIERFNLLFETYNRQHKEIIIALRQVIRQMGK; this is encoded by the coding sequence ATGAAAAGAGAAAAAGGCCAGCCCAAACTCAGGGGCCGCCCCCAAAAGGACAGCGGCAAACGCACTAAAAAGATAGACACCCGATTTACCGAGGAAGAATATCAGCTCATCCTTGACATGGAAAAAGAGTTAGGTATTTCCAAAACCGATCTGATCAGATTGCGGGTTTTGGAAAACGCCCGGAATGTCGTAGTCAACGCGGCTGCGCTAATCGGCAGCCTGGACACCATCGGAGCGGAATTAGGCAGGTCAGGTAATAATATCAATCAACTGGCGCGCTATGCCAATGTCCTTAAGAAGCGGGGCATTTTGTCGGCGGTCGTCATTGAGCGGTTTAACCTGCTTTTTGAAACTTATAACCGCCAGCACAAAGAAATCATCATTGCCCTTCGCCAGGTCATCCGGCAGATGGGCAAGTGA
- a CDS encoding relaxase/mobilization nuclease domain-containing protein — protein MIARILGKSSLFGAVNYNTEKMDQGKGELMLVANFGPLQGLDHLKPEDYKAYLTALAALNKDVAEPQFHATISAEGKSHDKQALTGIAVAWLAEMGYADQPYLIVFHNDTDNNHVHVVSVRVDCNGDTIKDSYEHSRSVRNINKVMGMDEKHGSKAAIEKALSYDFSTKAQFMMILESQGYVLREAGQVLEVIKFGKKQDEIQLAQVAEKLKAYLPDTGRQAQLKAILHKYAAIYDTELKPLTTPLPGGFNKATGRYTSELSAYLKAKMGIQLQFHAGEGKAPYGYTLIDHAAKTVWKGGEIIPLKELLALNGRETFTKQEPEVQNPVAVEAEVQEAGPETTDYYSALLKAALHNYPDLGQGLQHQGLEIGGTEEDPLLIDPPANTAIPVGQLLSGNDLDDFREQYHHHVYVPGIHIADDVDDQQIHGMRRRRQKKARTNTR, from the coding sequence GTGATCGCAAGAATTTTGGGTAAATCATCCCTGTTCGGTGCGGTTAATTACAACACCGAAAAAATGGATCAAGGCAAAGGTGAGTTGATGCTGGTTGCGAACTTCGGCCCCTTACAGGGACTTGATCATTTAAAGCCGGAAGACTACAAGGCTTACCTGACTGCGCTCGCAGCACTGAACAAGGATGTCGCGGAACCGCAGTTCCACGCCACGATCTCCGCAGAGGGCAAAAGTCACGATAAACAGGCACTGACCGGCATCGCCGTAGCCTGGTTAGCCGAGATGGGTTATGCCGACCAACCTTATCTGATCGTCTTCCACAATGACACCGATAACAATCATGTTCATGTGGTTTCGGTACGGGTAGACTGCAACGGCGACACCATTAAAGACAGCTATGAACACAGCCGCTCGGTGCGCAATATCAATAAGGTCATGGGCATGGATGAAAAGCATGGCAGCAAAGCCGCAATCGAAAAAGCATTAAGCTATGACTTTTCGACCAAAGCGCAGTTCATGATGATCCTGGAAAGCCAGGGCTATGTATTGCGCGAGGCCGGGCAGGTTTTGGAAGTCATCAAATTCGGAAAAAAGCAGGACGAAATTCAGCTGGCCCAGGTAGCCGAAAAATTAAAAGCATATCTACCAGACACCGGCAGGCAGGCCCAGCTTAAAGCTATACTGCATAAATATGCCGCGATCTATGATACCGAATTGAAACCCCTGACTACGCCATTACCAGGCGGCTTTAATAAGGCTACTGGCCGGTACACCTCGGAGCTGTCGGCTTATCTCAAAGCCAAAATGGGAATACAGTTGCAATTCCATGCGGGTGAAGGCAAAGCACCTTATGGTTATACGCTGATCGACCATGCGGCTAAAACAGTATGGAAAGGCGGCGAGATCATTCCGCTCAAAGAGCTGCTGGCCCTGAATGGCCGCGAAACATTTACTAAGCAGGAACCTGAAGTGCAAAATCCTGTGGCGGTGGAAGCGGAAGTACAGGAGGCCGGGCCGGAAACTACAGATTATTATAGTGCCCTGCTAAAAGCCGCGCTTCATAATTATCCCGACCTCGGACAGGGCTTGCAACACCAGGGTTTGGAGATCGGTGGTACGGAAGAAGATCCCCTGTTAATAGATCCGCCAGCAAATACCGCCATCCCGGTCGGCCAGTTGCTCTCCGGCAATGATCTCGACGATTTCAGGGAGCAGTATCACCACCATGTTTACGTTCCGGGTATTCACATCGCGGACGATGTGGACGATCAGCAAATTCATGGCATGCGCAGACGGCGGCAAAAGAAAGCAAGAACCAATACCCGCTAA
- a CDS encoding ParA family protein — MVILIGNQKGGAGKSTLTLLLANFLTLVKRRNVLVIDMDHQQSVAQKYEKSKITDNVPPYEVMAADLADYPSMHELLNATSTNQVVLIDLPGKLDDDGLIKIFQSAHWVICPFAYDELSFESTIFFSVVLQKLNPRAMITYIPNRVKANVRYELRRDVDEQLANFGQVTEPLPDRIDFQRITTLHTPPSLDPVVGPVFEQLYHDYIQPL, encoded by the coding sequence ATGGTAATTCTTATTGGCAACCAGAAAGGGGGCGCAGGGAAAAGTACGCTCACTTTGTTACTGGCTAATTTTTTAACGCTGGTTAAACGGCGCAATGTGTTGGTGATCGATATGGATCACCAGCAATCCGTGGCGCAGAAATATGAAAAGTCCAAAATAACGGATAACGTCCCGCCTTACGAGGTTATGGCCGCCGACCTGGCCGATTACCCATCCATGCACGAGTTGCTGAACGCTACCTCAACAAACCAGGTCGTCCTGATCGACCTGCCTGGTAAACTGGATGATGACGGACTGATCAAAATATTCCAGTCAGCGCATTGGGTGATCTGTCCTTTTGCGTATGACGAACTGAGTTTTGAATCCACCATATTTTTCTCGGTGGTACTGCAAAAGCTTAATCCCAGGGCGATGATCACTTATATACCTAACCGGGTCAAAGCCAACGTCCGCTATGAACTCCGGCGTGACGTAGATGAGCAGTTAGCCAATTTTGGGCAAGTTACCGAACCCTTGCCCGACCGGATTGACTTTCAGCGGATCACCACTTTGCACACACCCCCATCCTTAGATCCCGTGGTGGGGCCTGTATTTGAACAGCTTTACCACGACTACATCCAACCCCTATGA
- a CDS encoding DUF4134 family protein, whose translation MKRLTLLLLVLLYGIVAHAQPGIDEMQQARQDLSNSFFSALDCALVIAGIFGITGAIKIYHNWQAGKPRIDSDVAAWFYAALFMVLMGTFLRAIFGI comes from the coding sequence ATGAAGAGACTAACCCTATTATTGCTTGTCCTGCTTTACGGCATCGTCGCCCACGCACAACCCGGCATAGACGAAATGCAGCAGGCCAGGCAGGATCTGTCCAATTCGTTCTTTTCCGCACTGGACTGTGCCTTAGTGATCGCCGGAATTTTCGGTATTACCGGGGCCATTAAAATATACCATAACTGGCAGGCGGGGAAGCCGCGCATCGATTCCGATGTAGCAGCCTGGTTTTATGCCGCCCTGTTTATGGTGCTCATGGGCACGTTTCTCCGGGCCATTTTTGGTATTTGA
- a CDS encoding DUF4134 domain-containing protein, which produces MPNPHLKFLTPQFFMLNKIKFVLATAILFVLASVQAFAQSGVTGLNTATSTLQTYVDPVTNISLVIGGIVGIVGAIRVYSKWNSGDNDINKELMGWGGSCVFLVVSALVIKAFFGLN; this is translated from the coding sequence ATGCCCAATCCTCACCTCAAATTTTTAACACCCCAATTTTTTATGCTTAACAAAATCAAATTTGTATTGGCGACAGCTATCCTGTTCGTCCTGGCATCGGTACAAGCCTTTGCCCAAAGCGGTGTAACCGGCCTGAACACAGCTACCTCAACCCTGCAAACCTACGTTGATCCCGTAACCAACATTTCCCTGGTCATCGGGGGAATTGTCGGTATCGTCGGCGCTATCCGCGTGTACTCCAAGTGGAACTCCGGCGACAACGACATTAACAAGGAGCTAATGGGTTGGGGTGGTAGTTGCGTCTTTTTAGTCGTGTCCGCTCTGGTCATCAAAGCCTTCTTCGGATTGAATTAA
- a CDS encoding TraG family conjugative transposon ATPase, whose amino-acid sequence MSAKQVFKLPYIGVDKSAEYHLLVGTGGECSVIIQITNPVLRYSAAPAAYDEFHGLLINIVKILGDGYILQKQDVFTQLDYPAKSADEYLQQQYNAHFEGRKYLQVSTYLTITRQVKKGTFYVYDKKVLRDMQQAVGKVLDILTAARAAPLVLEESAINTLLMRLLSMNFNNGPIVLDNLAPSDTELQMGERAIRNISLINIDSIDLPTEVGTHIELNDPEALRGFPVDFLSFLYRVPGFDTLVYNQVLEIPSQAMTLKKLELKKKRHSGIPDPANTLCVEDIDLLLSDVARENQLLVNCHFNIVISAGQGQIQKAVNFVESALFQLGIIPSKNAYNQLELFRSALPGNAVELKSYDWFLTTCDAAACFFFKESLPNDEPSDFLIRFTDRQGIPVGIDPADLPMRTGRINNRNKFVLGPSGSGKSFFMNALVEQYLLYNMDVVIVDVGHSYSGLCAYYNGKYITYSEEKPITMNPFAMNAGEYNIEKKDFLITLIALLWKGADGTISTIERDVLSNVINAYYIAKFQDHRPELNFNTFYEFALEKIPQIKQEERIPFDVDEFRYVLKKFYQGGEYQAILNEAADQSLFSERLIIYEIDNIQTNAILLPIVTLIIMDVFIQKMRHRKQQRKTLILEEAWRALASPIMANFLLYLNKTVRKFWGEIIEVTQELGDILGNPIVKDSIINNSDTVILLDQSKFKDNYNEIASLLSITETERKKIFTINKLDNQEGRGRFKEVYIRRGSVGEVYGVEVSLKQYLTYTTEKPEKSAVEIYAKTFGTYPAGLDAFVSDMQESKLSLGEFINRVNQAGTPIH is encoded by the coding sequence ATGTCCGCAAAACAAGTTTTTAAACTCCCTTATATCGGTGTGGATAAAAGCGCGGAGTATCATCTGCTGGTTGGCACCGGCGGCGAATGTTCCGTCATTATTCAGATCACGAACCCGGTATTGCGCTATTCCGCAGCCCCCGCAGCTTATGACGAGTTTCATGGCTTGCTCATCAATATCGTCAAGATCCTGGGTGATGGCTACATCCTGCAAAAGCAGGATGTATTTACCCAATTGGATTATCCCGCCAAATCCGCAGATGAATATTTACAGCAACAGTACAACGCGCATTTTGAAGGTCGCAAATACTTACAGGTTTCCACTTACCTCACCATCACCAGGCAAGTCAAAAAAGGCACCTTTTACGTCTATGATAAAAAGGTGCTGCGGGATATGCAACAAGCCGTAGGCAAAGTACTGGATATTCTGACCGCCGCCAGGGCAGCACCGCTTGTACTGGAAGAAAGTGCGATCAATACGCTGCTTATGCGCCTATTGAGCATGAACTTTAATAACGGCCCCATCGTGCTGGATAACCTGGCCCCATCGGATACCGAACTGCAAATGGGCGAACGCGCCATTCGAAACATTAGCCTGATCAATATTGACAGCATCGACCTGCCCACCGAAGTAGGTACGCATATCGAACTGAACGACCCGGAGGCGCTACGCGGTTTCCCGGTTGATTTCTTGTCCTTTCTGTACCGCGTTCCCGGCTTTGATACGCTGGTCTATAATCAGGTGCTTGAAATACCCAGCCAGGCCATGACGCTGAAAAAGCTGGAATTAAAGAAAAAACGACATTCCGGTATACCCGACCCTGCCAATACCTTATGTGTCGAAGATATTGACCTGCTATTGAGCGATGTGGCCAGGGAAAACCAGCTTTTGGTGAACTGCCATTTTAACATCGTGATCTCAGCCGGACAGGGGCAAATACAAAAGGCCGTTAACTTCGTAGAAAGCGCCCTGTTCCAATTGGGTATTATTCCAAGTAAGAATGCCTACAACCAATTGGAGCTGTTCCGGTCGGCATTACCGGGCAATGCGGTGGAACTTAAATCATACGATTGGTTCCTGACCACCTGCGACGCGGCGGCCTGTTTTTTCTTTAAGGAATCTTTGCCTAATGATGAGCCGTCCGATTTTTTGATCCGCTTTACCGATAGGCAGGGCATCCCGGTCGGCATCGACCCGGCAGACCTGCCTATGCGCACCGGGCGCATCAATAACCGCAACAAGTTTGTGCTGGGGCCAAGCGGTTCGGGCAAGAGCTTTTTCATGAATGCACTCGTCGAGCAATACCTGTTATATAACATGGATGTGGTCATTGTGGATGTGGGCCATTCCTACTCCGGCTTATGTGCTTACTATAATGGGAAGTATATCACTTACAGTGAAGAAAAGCCTATTACGATGAATCCCTTTGCGATGAACGCGGGCGAATATAATATCGAAAAGAAGGATTTTCTAATTACGCTCATCGCCCTGTTATGGAAAGGTGCGGACGGAACCATCTCTACTATTGAAAGGGATGTGCTGTCCAATGTGATCAACGCCTATTATATAGCTAAGTTTCAAGACCACAGGCCGGAGTTGAATTTCAATACCTTTTATGAGTTTGCGCTGGAAAAGATCCCACAGATCAAACAGGAAGAACGCATACCTTTCGACGTTGATGAGTTTCGTTATGTGTTAAAGAAGTTTTATCAAGGAGGGGAATACCAGGCGATCCTGAATGAGGCGGCCGATCAGTCCCTGTTTTCTGAACGCCTGATCATCTATGAAATCGACAACATACAGACCAACGCTATTTTGCTGCCCATCGTTACGCTCATTATTATGGACGTATTTATTCAAAAGATGCGGCACCGTAAGCAGCAGCGAAAAACGTTGATCCTGGAGGAAGCCTGGCGCGCGCTGGCTTCGCCCATTATGGCTAATTTTTTGCTCTACCTCAATAAAACCGTAAGAAAGTTTTGGGGCGAGATCATCGAGGTCACGCAGGAATTAGGAGATATACTCGGCAACCCGATTGTCAAAGACAGTATCATTAATAACTCCGATACCGTTATCCTGCTCGACCAAAGTAAGTTCAAGGATAATTACAATGAAATCGCTTCCTTACTTTCTATAACCGAAACCGAACGCAAAAAAATCTTTACCATTAACAAACTCGATAACCAGGAAGGCCGGGGCCGCTTCAAGGAGGTATATATCCGGCGAGGGTCGGTTGGAGAAGTTTACGGCGTAGAGGTCAGCTTGAAACAGTACCTTACTTATACAACCGAAAAGCCGGAGAAGTCAGCCGTCGAGATTTATGCCAAAACCTTCGGTACCTATCCCGCAGGCCTGGATGCTTTTGTCTCCGATATGCAGGAAAGCAAATTGTCATTGGGCGAATTTATTAACCGGGTAAACCAGGCCGGTACACCGATCCACTAA
- a CDS encoding plasmid transfer protein, whose amino-acid sequence MMNKKRLAVLAILLLTGTFCFAQTATVDTSAYKQSLQFLQGDGVYETGVMAFLTGLKDSIWTHFDLFITDAKALAAIFMIIFFSIKSYEMMVGDKKMEIMPLLRPFGLAMIILWWGTFVKVVEYPTKVIASTTSEMFESEQSIVDDLRFQRANLMLAVANSLYTFQAQTEVAEKESDTWYGQAWDSVTSTVKEGISTVVQPLLELKNRLTVGLQLLFTQLLEILGIWILRISVYIIFMIQIIYSSILIILGPFSVAASILPAFRDSFTTWIARFISVSLYSGIGYLIMYLCGLMQEYALQSEISKYQVLVGTNGTAADMAKMAVFAGNGILSFGTVIVVFLIGAVCMFTVPSISTWIISTSGISSATSSFGRGAATVAGVARKASGSFL is encoded by the coding sequence ATGATGAATAAAAAAAGATTGGCAGTGCTGGCGATATTATTATTGACCGGCACTTTTTGTTTTGCGCAAACCGCAACTGTGGATACCAGCGCCTATAAACAGTCCCTGCAATTCCTGCAAGGCGACGGTGTTTATGAAACCGGCGTGATGGCTTTTCTTACCGGCCTCAAAGATTCCATCTGGACACACTTTGATTTATTTATTACGGATGCTAAGGCATTGGCGGCCATTTTCATGATCATATTCTTTTCGATCAAAAGTTATGAAATGATGGTAGGCGACAAAAAAATGGAGATCATGCCGCTTTTGCGGCCTTTTGGTTTGGCTATGATCATTTTGTGGTGGGGCACATTCGTGAAGGTCGTCGAATATCCCACTAAAGTCATTGCCAGCACCACTTCAGAAATGTTTGAAAGTGAACAAAGCATCGTAGATGACCTGCGCTTTCAGCGGGCGAACCTGATGCTGGCGGTTGCCAATTCCCTGTATACCTTCCAGGCACAGACAGAAGTGGCTGAAAAGGAAAGCGATACATGGTACGGGCAGGCGTGGGATTCCGTAACCAGCACGGTCAAAGAAGGAATTTCCACCGTTGTGCAACCCTTACTGGAATTAAAGAACCGGCTGACGGTCGGTCTGCAATTATTATTTACCCAACTATTGGAGATATTAGGTATCTGGATACTCCGAATTTCGGTATATATCATATTCATGATCCAAATTATCTATTCGAGTATTTTGATCATCCTCGGCCCGTTCTCCGTAGCGGCCAGTATCCTGCCTGCATTCCGGGACAGTTTCACCACCTGGATTGCACGGTTTATTTCGGTGAGCCTCTATTCCGGGATCGGCTATTTGATCATGTACCTCTGCGGCCTGATGCAGGAATACGCTTTGCAATCCGAGATCAGCAAGTACCAGGTATTAGTCGGAACGAATGGTACAGCCGCGGATATGGCAAAAATGGCCGTTTTTGCGGGTAACGGCATCTTATCATTCGGAACGGTGATCGTGGTATTCCTGATCGGTGCCGTATGTATGTTTACCGTGCCAAGCATTTCGACGTGGATCATTTCTACTTCGGGTATCAGTTCGGCAACTTCCAGCTTTGGGCGCGGTGCTGCTACCGTTGCCGGGGTAGCCCGAAAGGCATCCGGCTCTTTCCTTTAA
- the traK gene encoding conjugative transposon protein TraK, whose amino-acid sequence MIVKNIEAKIRLATYIAFGGLLTALLMDVAGMAYAYKMVSNAQRSIYILDKNIPIMATQTDIAMNRPAEYRADVDLFHSLFFSLTPDDKYIEYQIKKAMYLIDESGMQQYNNLRENGYFNSILSSSSVLTLQTDSVVLDMAARHFRYYGKLKIDRRSSTVVRSLITEGGLKDIPRSDNNPHGVLITNWKTIENKDLSDAQKTNF is encoded by the coding sequence ATGATCGTCAAAAATATAGAAGCCAAAATACGGCTGGCTACTTACATCGCTTTCGGCGGCCTGCTCACTGCCTTGCTGATGGACGTTGCAGGCATGGCTTATGCCTACAAAATGGTCAGTAACGCGCAGCGCAGCATTTATATCCTGGATAAAAATATCCCTATCATGGCTACACAGACCGATATAGCTATGAATCGCCCAGCGGAATACCGGGCAGACGTTGACCTTTTCCATTCGCTGTTCTTTTCCCTAACGCCTGATGACAAATACATCGAATACCAGATCAAAAAGGCGATGTACCTGATTGATGAATCGGGGATGCAGCAATACAACAACCTACGCGAGAACGGCTACTTCAATTCTATTCTTTCTTCCAGTTCAGTACTCACGCTCCAAACCGATTCGGTGGTGCTGGACATGGCCGCCAGGCACTTCCGTTATTACGGCAAGCTGAAGATCGACCGGCGCAGTTCCACGGTCGTGCGCTCACTTATCACCGAAGGGGGCTTAAAGGACATTCCGCGCAGCGACAATAATCCTCACGGCGTACTCATCACCAATTGGAAAACCATAGAAAACAAAGACCTGTCTGATGCTCAAAAAACTAACTTCTAA